The Streptomyces sp. TLI_105 DNA segment CTTCTCAACACGGACGTCCTGCACGACAACAACGAGCCCAGCACGCTCTTCGGCCAGGCCATCACCCGCATCGTGACCCCGGGCCACGTCTTCGACATCCCGGTGACGGAACCCAAGCCGAGTCCGAGCGGAAGCTGACGCGCGTCCCGCCCGGCCCCGCGACCACCTGCCTGTTAATCTCCTCTTTGTCCTGAACAATCCCCCGGCAGTCGTCCGTGCCGCCGCAGAGTCGGGAGCAGCAGTGACCGGTGGACCCGAGCCCATCAGCGCCGTCGCCCGCGAGGATCTCGAGCGCGAGCTCGCCGAGCTCCGCACCGAACGCGAGGCCGTCGCCGCCACCCTGCGGGGCGGTGGCGGCGACGAGGTCGGCGACCGGGCCGACCAAGCCGACGAGTTGCAGCGCGCCGACGACCTCGACCGCCTGGACGCCGACATCCAGGAGATCGAGGGGCGGCTCAAGGAGGCGTCCGTCGCGCCGGCTCCGTCCTCCGACGCGGTCGGTGTGGGCAGCAGCGTGACCGTGCGGTTCGAGGACGGCACCGAGTCGACCGTCCAGATCGGCGA contains these protein-coding regions:
- a CDS encoding GreA/GreB family elongation factor — its product is MTGGPEPISAVAREDLERELAELRTEREAVAATLRGGGGDEVGDRADQADELQRADDLDRLDADIQEIEGRLKEASVAPAPSSDAVGVGSSVTVRFEDGTESTVQIGELADALDATLVTADSPLGRALLGHSAGDTVTYETPEGRATAVVLSLG